The bacterium DNA segment GTGCGCGCGGGGCCGCCGAGCAGCCGCCAGACCGGCTGCCGCAGCGCCCGACCGCCCAGATCCCACAGCGCGTTGTCGACCCCGGCGACGGCGTCAACGTACATACCGGTGATGTGTCCCCGGCACCGCATCGCCGAGTACAGCATCCCGTACAGGGACTCGCGTCCCGTCGGGTCCCGGCCGATCAGGAGCGGCCGCAGGACCCGTTCGACGATCACGGCGCCGGCTTCCGGCGCGACCGGGAACTGCGCCTCGCCGGTGCCGGCGACCCCGGTGTCGGTCTCCACGGTGACCAGCAGCGTCTCCACCGCGGTGGAGTAGACCGTCGGATACGGCTCGACGACTTGGTAGGTCGAGTCCGCGGCGCGGCGGGCCCGGCCCCGGAGTCCGGCCGTCCCGGAAAAGAGCGACTCCGGGCGCGGGATCCGGACCACCGTCGCCTTTACGTCGGCAATCCGCATTGCGTCGTTCGGACGGCGCCTACTTGTCGGTCCAGACGTTCCAGACGCGGACGTAGCCGGCCGGCCAGACCTCGTACCCGTGCACCGAGTCCCGGTACCCCTGGCCGATCGTGCTGAAGAACAGCGGCATGAACGGCAGGTCCTTCACCTGCAACTCGTGGATCTGGTCGATCAGCGCGTGGCGCTGCGGCCGCGAGGTCGTGGCCGCCACCGCGTTCGTCAGGCGGTCCCAGTCCGGGTTGTTGTAGCCCGACGGCGTGCTGGTCGAGTTCCACAGCGGGCGGTAGATCGCGATCGGATCCGGCCGCAGCGTGAGGTCGTTGATGAACATGTCGAAGTTGCCGGTGCGCCAGGTCTGCGTCCACGCGGCGAGCTCCATGGAGTTGATCTGGGCGTTGATGCCGACGGCCTTGAGCTGCGACTGTACGATGACGGCCGCGGCCTCGTCCAGCGGCGCGGTCGGCGTCACGTTGATCTTCAAGACCTCGCCCTTGTACCCGGACTGCGCGAGGAGCTGCCGCGCCTTGGCCGGGTCGTATCCGGCGTCTTTCGATGTAATACCGTCCCACAGCGACGAACCCGGCAGCACCACCGACGGCGCGGGCGCGCCCAGGCCATAGGTCACGCCGTCCGCGAGCACCTTCTTGTTGATCGCGTACGCGACGGCCTGACGCAGCGCCAGGTTGGCCATCCGGCTCTGCTTGTGGCCGAAACGCATCTCGGTGATGGTGTACGACGGAACCTCGAACACGTGGAGCCCGGGCGCCGACTTCAACTTGCTGTATGCCGGATAGTCGAGGGTGTCGGCGATGTCCACGTCGCCGGTCGCGAGCGCGTTGGCGCGCACCGCGGTGTCTTTGATCGGGATG contains these protein-coding regions:
- a CDS encoding ABC transporter substrate-binding protein; the protein is MGGRWIWMRRAAIPALAALVGLGLIPQPGSLAAPAPPRIGGVLKVALASDENSLDMQVTTDYENRIALMNVQEPLITLDGGVNLAPALAESWQVQDARVYVFHLRRGVRFHTGKEMTADDVIYSLQRYKDKGGRRSDLSGIQTLEAPDPYTVRVTLRAPDGTFLFSLANPIASVVIMPKGLADQQGGTITRPVGTGPFQFVEWAADRYLVMKRFAAYKPWPGKPSGFAGAKVPYADEVRFIPIKDTAVRANALATGDVDIADTLDYPAYSKLKSAPGLHVFEVPSYTITEMRFGHKQSRMANLALRQAVAYAINKKVLADGVTYGLGAPAPSVVLPGSSLWDGITSKDAGYDPAKARQLLAQSGYKGEVLKINVTPTAPLDEAAAVIVQSQLKAVGINAQINSMELAAWTQTWRTGNFDMFINDLTLRPDPIAIYRPLWNSTSTPSGYNNPDWDRLTNAVAATTSRPQRHALIDQIHELQVKDLPFMPLFFSTIGQGYRDSVHGYEVWPAGYVRVWNVWTDK